TAATCTCAAAAATAAATTCGAATTAATTGCATTTATATTTGACAACTGCTAAGAACCAAACCTATAACAATAAATATAAATCAAATTAATTTGAGTTAAGGTTCCGTAAAATTTAGCTGTATTTAAGGATAGAAAAACAACAAGACCGAGGAACACACCGATGAGACCGACATATCTCGCGCTCGCAATTGCATCGACGCTGGCTGTTTCAGCAAATTCTCAAGCTATAGCTTCAGCGTTACGCTGTACTCGAGGGGCAATTTATAACTGGCTAATTGCTCAATTTAGAAAATTAACCTTCATAAAATTAGCTACTTAGCGGTTTACTCTGACCCGATTTTAAGCTTTTTGGGCGAAATATCCGATGAAGATACCTAAGATTAACCCTTCGGCAGCAAACCAATAAGGTGAAGATAGCAGTCCATCGGTTGAAAACATGGCGTACATCAACTGCTGCATTTGCTCGTAGATAAATAATGTGAGCACAAAGTTAAGCCACAAGCCCATAATCCCTGAGACTAAATACCAGGGCAGTTTGATGTTAAGTAACGGGTGATAATCGAAAATACTCGCAAGACCGATAATGCCGCCAAAACTGGTATACCACAGCAGCATCGCCCATTGAAAACGGGTATCGATATCAGCCTGCATAACTGGTAGTAAAAAGAAACCTGTCAAACCAAGCACAAAGCCAATAGCTTTACCCACGGCGCAGCGCTTAAATACACTTTGCATGTCTAACATACACACCTCACTTAAGCTGCAAAATCAGCAATAATGGTTGGCTTATACTAGTGTAATCATTATTGCGTGGTACAAATGTGACCTTGGAGCCAATTTGGTTAGATTGCAACCAGCGCTATCCACTCACTACTTTTTAGGATTCAGCTTCAAGCATTAAAAGCAGCATGCCTTGCTCTGCTTCAAAACCAAAATCAATGGGATCGATTTGCTTAAAACCGTTACGTTCGAGTACCTTTATCGAGCCAGTATTATGCTCAGCCACCCAGGCTAATAGTGGTCTGGGGCTATGCTGATGCAAAAAGGTATTGAGTGCACGAGTTGCGATACCTTTACCCCAAAACTCTCGTCCAATCCAGTAACCGGTGTAATGCTCACTCGCCAGTTGCAGCTTTTGCCCAGCTATCATTGGTGAGCCGACTTCAATGGGTACTTGCCAACTCACGATATTACCTACGAGTTGCCAATGTGGGAGCACTTCACTTTTGCTAACCTGCTCAGGGCTGGCGTCTCGCTCAGGGCTGCCACCTTGTTTAAAGCTTGTTTCACCTAGCTCAGGGCTGTCAGACTTAATCCAGATACTTCTAGCAACGGCCAATTCGCTGCCAAGCACTTTAGTTCGCCAATGCTCAAAAAAGGCTTGCCGCTCTCGGCTTGGGAAATCAGCCATCTTGCAAGCCTCTGGATCTTGTTGATGCTGGTAAAACACAGCGAGATCTTGCTCTGTCACTTCGGCTAACTTTATTCTCATGCTCTTTCCCTAAACAATTGATCAATTTATATATTGGCTAAGCTTTATTTTGCGCTAAGTCTGGCAGACACATGGCCTCGGGCCTTTTAATATAAGGCGCTAGCATAGGTAGCAAACCATTAAGTACTTGCAATGGTAGCGACGAAGTAAACCGATAACTATCAGCCTGTCGCCCTGGCACGTATGCCGTTATCGTGCCGTAAAAGCTATCGCCAATGTAAAACACAAAAGTAGCAGTACGGTTGATTGCAACTGAGCTTAGTTTACGCCCTGCTTTAACCTCAGTGACGATGCGATTATCGCCAGTACCCGTTTTGCCGCCAATCTTCATATTAGGTAAATATTGCTTGGCCTTGGTGCTTAATCTAATTGCCGTGCCCTGATTAACAACGTTCGCCAAAGCCTTTTTAAGCACACTGGCAACTTCACGATGCAGCACTTGCTCAGCATAGCCATCATCTGCACTGTCGCCTACGTTTGGGTTTAGCTTAACCTCATAGGGTGTATCTTCTGCAAAGTGCAGCTGAGACACCTTAAGCCTAGGCAAGCGCTTGCCCTGATTTTGAATAATCCCCATCAGCTCAGCCAGAGCTGCAGGGCGATCGCCCGAACTGCCAAGCGCTGATGCTAAAGATGGCACCAAATAGTCAAACGGATAGCCCCACTTTTCCCACCTTTGATGAATAGATAAAAATGCATCCACCTCTAGCATCACCTTGATGCGTACATCACGAGCATTTTGATGGCGAGTTTTAAATAACCAGCGATACACAGCTAACAACTGATCTTGCGACTGCTGTTTCAAATCAGTCAATGATACCTGCAGCCCTGCATCATCAGCCTGATTCAGCTGCTTGATAACCCACAGCTCTAATGGGTGTACTCGTGCCAAGTACCCCTGATTTGCTAGGCTAAATTTCGACTCACCGTATTTCATATATAAGCGATTAACTTGCTTATCAGATAACGGTTTGGCTATACGACTAGTTAAAAAGGCTTTGAGTTCACGTCCGCTGGCTTGAGGTTGTAAGTAACGAAATGCCGCAGCGAGCCTGTCTGTATTATTAGGTAAGGCTTGATAAAAGTTCTGTAGTCTTTGACGCGGATTTTGCTTGTGGTATTTACGATAAAAACGACTTACAAATTGACCGCCCTCACGACGAGCATAGGCACGTAAATACTGCTCACGATTTGGGTCACTATCGTTATGCAGCAGCTGCGCGACACTGCCGTGATAGTTATAGCTACTGCTGTAACTCACAATATCTTGCATTAAACGTACAAAAGGTAAGTTTATAGAGCCTTGCAGCGCCTCATACAAAGTGGGGGTTAATGCATCTTCCTTGGTGCTAAAGTTACTAAATACATGCTGAGCACCACCGGTGAAGAACACCTGCTCAGGTGAAGCAGAGTAAGTCCTCATTAACGCGGCATCGAGCATACGTGCAAGGTTTCTATCTCGAGTGCGAATTAAATAATCCACCACCCAACGGGTAATATTATCGCCTTGCTCAACATCTACCTTGTTGAGATCGGCAACCGTCATCTTAATAAACCGCTGTTGCAGCTCTGCAACAATATCAAGATAAGTCACCAGCACCCTGAGCTTGGCAGTTGAGCCAAGCTCAAGTTTACTGCCTTCATTAATATCGAATGGCTGCGGATTATTATCAGTTTGTACCCGGAGCAGGTTTTGCTGCTCTTGAGTCTGATACAAGGTAAGGCTGTAAATAACTCCCTCAAGCTGCTCAGCGCTTAATAAGTGCCTGCCAATGATGCCTTCACGTTTGGCATTGTCGAGTTTCGACAAACCATGTAAGTAATCACTCACCTGCTGTTGCAGATGCTGATTAAAAGTACTGTTGATTGATAAATCAAAACGGTCAAGCTGGAATAAATCTACGCCTAACTTTTGCGCCGTATCAATGCGCACGGCATTGACGCCCTTAGTCTCTCTTGAAGCTGTATTTTCTCGAGACTGAGCAGAATGAAAACCGCGAGAAACAAACGCTAACTTGCTATCCATTGCTGCAGCAATCAAGGCGGTTTCGGCAATGCTAAATTGCTGCATCAAACGTAAGTGACTATCCACCAACGCTTCCAGATCTTGCCGTCCTTTCAGCAAGTAATATGACGGCCTGCGCTGGGCAATCATCAAGGCTACCACTTGCCGATACGCCAACCCTCTGGCGCTGGCATTATCTTGCGTATGGGGTTGTTGCAGCAGTTGATTCACGCTAGCTAAAGACGCACCAAACCAGGCTTTAAGGCCATCGCCTATACCATTAACTTCACCAAAGCCTGGCGCAGATGACAGCGGCACAGTATTTAAATAATCTTTTACCAGCTTACGTCTGGCTTCATACGTTAGCTCACTGTCGTGATATACCCGCACCATGGCTGAGCTGATTTGAATCAGTTTGTCTTTAATCGAGCGAGTTAAACCATCGCGAGAATGTCTGAACTTTTCTATTTGGGTAGCAAGGGTGCTGCCACCACCTTTGATTGCATCGATACCTGCTGCCGAGGTTATCTGCCCTAACGTCGCCTTAGCTAAACGCGGCCAATCCACTACAGGGTTATGGTAATGACTTGCCCCCATTAACTCACGATTTTCAATAAACAATAAGCTAGCGGCAATGGCATCAGGAATATCATCAACCTTGGTATACACCTGCTGCGGGTACTGAAAATGAAACTGAGGCTGCGCCCGGCAATCAAGTACGCTCAAGCCAGACTGAGTTTTCTCTTTATAAGGCGGGAATAAGCCTAGACGACTGTATTGCAATAACTGCGGAGAAAACTGTGCCTGCTCGGATATCTGATAACCCTTTGCCAACAACTTAGGCAGCATTTGGGGTAAGTCAACATAGCCCATGCGCTTATCAAACGGGCCACTTGTTGGGTAGACGGTTAAAGGCGTAGGTTGTGGTTTAACTTGATAGACCAAACGCTCAGAATACTGGTGCAATAATTTGGCTTGATAAAACGATGACTCAACTTCAACAGCCAACAAATAGCCAAGTGCCAGCACCATTAAACTCAGCAGTAAGCCAAGTTTACTTCGCCTAGGCTTTGCTGCCGGTTTTGGTGCTGTTTTTGGTGCAGAGGGCGCAGCTCCTTTGCGCTTGCCAGCAGTGCTAATTCGCTCTGGGCGATAGTTATCAAACTTGCTGTTAGTACAAGGCTGAACATCTTGCTCGTTTCTAACAGGCGAATTAGTATCTGAACTGCTCGCACTTGAACGATGAGTGCCAGAACGTTGGCCAGGTTGTGGCAATTTCCACTCCATTGGTAATGATCAAACTAGCGCATATTAGCAGATGCACGTATAGCTTACAGTGCTAATACGCTTTACTATGACATCATCGATAAATTTCAACTACATAGGAACTAGGCCATTAGCATGCCAATTAGCGCGGCAGAGAACGCGGAAATGTCATCTAGCCAACTTTATCTTGGTCTTCCTATGTGGTCCCATAGCCACTGGCAACACAGTGTTTATCAACAGTGCCAACAAAGCGAGCGCTTAGCTCGTTACGCCCAAGTTTTTAATACCGTTGAGGGCAATACTACGTTTTACGCTACGCCATCCCTAAACACAGTCAATAACTGGGCAAGCGCCACAGACGACAACTTTAGATTTACTTTCAAGTTGCCCAAGTCGATTACTCATGAGCACAAGCTCCATAACTGTCAGCAGGCATTAGCGGAGTTTTTTAACGTAATGGCTAAGCTGCATGAAAAAGTCGGCGTGTGGAAAATTCAGCTACCCAGTAAATTTGGCCCTAGAGATTTACCGATACTGAACAACTTTCTCACTCAGCTACCTGCAGATATGCAATTTGG
This DNA window, taken from Shewanella maritima, encodes the following:
- a CDS encoding GNAT family N-acetyltransferase; this translates as MRIKLAEVTEQDLAVFYQHQQDPEACKMADFPSRERQAFFEHWRTKVLGSELAVARSIWIKSDSPELGETSFKQGGSPERDASPEQVSKSEVLPHWQLVGNIVSWQVPIEVGSPMIAGQKLQLASEHYTGYWIGREFWGKGIATRALNTFLHQHSPRPLLAWVAEHNTGSIKVLERNGFKQIDPIDFGFEAEQGMLLLMLEAES
- a CDS encoding transglycosylase domain-containing protein produces the protein MSTAGKRKGAAPSAPKTAPKPAAKPRRSKLGLLLSLMVLALGYLLAVEVESSFYQAKLLHQYSERLVYQVKPQPTPLTVYPTSGPFDKRMGYVDLPQMLPKLLAKGYQISEQAQFSPQLLQYSRLGLFPPYKEKTQSGLSVLDCRAQPQFHFQYPQQVYTKVDDIPDAIAASLLFIENRELMGASHYHNPVVDWPRLAKATLGQITSAAGIDAIKGGGSTLATQIEKFRHSRDGLTRSIKDKLIQISSAMVRVYHDSELTYEARRKLVKDYLNTVPLSSAPGFGEVNGIGDGLKAWFGASLASVNQLLQQPHTQDNASARGLAYRQVVALMIAQRRPSYYLLKGRQDLEALVDSHLRLMQQFSIAETALIAAAMDSKLAFVSRGFHSAQSRENTASRETKGVNAVRIDTAQKLGVDLFQLDRFDLSINSTFNQHLQQQVSDYLHGLSKLDNAKREGIIGRHLLSAEQLEGVIYSLTLYQTQEQQNLLRVQTDNNPQPFDINEGSKLELGSTAKLRVLVTYLDIVAELQQRFIKMTVADLNKVDVEQGDNITRWVVDYLIRTRDRNLARMLDAALMRTYSASPEQVFFTGGAQHVFSNFSTKEDALTPTLYEALQGSINLPFVRLMQDIVSYSSSYNYHGSVAQLLHNDSDPNREQYLRAYARREGGQFVSRFYRKYHKQNPRQRLQNFYQALPNNTDRLAAAFRYLQPQASGRELKAFLTSRIAKPLSDKQVNRLYMKYGESKFSLANQGYLARVHPLELWVIKQLNQADDAGLQVSLTDLKQQSQDQLLAVYRWLFKTRHQNARDVRIKVMLEVDAFLSIHQRWEKWGYPFDYLVPSLASALGSSGDRPAALAELMGIIQNQGKRLPRLKVSQLHFAEDTPYEVKLNPNVGDSADDGYAEQVLHREVASVLKKALANVVNQGTAIRLSTKAKQYLPNMKIGGKTGTGDNRIVTEVKAGRKLSSVAINRTATFVFYIGDSFYGTITAYVPGRQADSYRFTSSLPLQVLNGLLPMLAPYIKRPEAMCLPDLAQNKA